In Amyelois transitella isolate CPQ chromosome 5, ilAmyTran1.1, whole genome shotgun sequence, one DNA window encodes the following:
- the LOC132901802 gene encoding uncharacterized protein LOC132901802, with protein MNELLVKCLLYADDQVILASSAEELQEMVNCMHEALKEKGMKVNVSKTKTLVFEMEKEMTACNILIGGEKVEQVKEFVYLGSKFTSDGKYDSDIERRVNAGNMVNGALHAFMSSQKLSKKARLAVHRGVLVPTLMYGSESWVWQKKHESRINAVEMRALRSMMGVKLSDRIRNSVIRECCDVKEDVVTGIEKGMLRWFGHVERMNESRLTKQIYKESVEGKVGVGRPRRTYLDQIKDVLVKGQVKSTRNRRACMKRVMNVDEAKEVCRDRGKWKEVVSAYPSGKEA; from the coding sequence atgaatgagttactcgtcaaatgtctgctctatgccgacgatcaggttatactggcgtcatcagcggaggagttacaggagatggtaaactgtatgcatgaagctttaaaagagaaaggaatgaaagtgaacgtaagtaaaactaaaacactggtttttgaaatggagaaagaaatgacagcatgtaatattttgattggaggagaaaaagtggagcaagtgaaagagtttgtatatctaggatcaaagtttacatcagatggcaagtatgatagtgatattgaaaggagagtgaacgcggggaacatggtgaatggagctttgcatgcctttatgagcagtcagaaactatccaaaaaggctcgactggctgtgcacaggggcgtgttggtcccgacattaatgtatgggagtgaaagttgggtatggcaaaagaagcatgaaagcagaataaatgcagtggaaatgagagcgttaaggagtatgatgggtgtgaaattgagtgacaggataaggaacagcgtgataagggaatgttgtgatgtgaaagaagatgtagttacaggaatagaaaagggtatgttaagatggttcggtcatgtggagaggatgaatgaaagcaggttgactaagcagatatacaaggagagtgtggagggaaaggtcggagtgggaagacctagacgaacgtatcttgatcaaattaaggacgtcctggtaaagggtcaggtcaaaagtacccgaaaccgccgagcttgtatgaagagagttatgaatgtggacgaagcgaaagaagtatgcagagatcgtggcaagtggaaagaggtagtctctgcctacccctccgggaaagaggcgtga